A single region of the Winslowiella toletana genome encodes:
- the rng gene encoding ribonuclease G: protein MTAELLVNVTPSETRVAYIDGGILQEIHIEREARRGIVGNIYKGRVSRVLPGMQAAFVDIGLDKAAFLHASDIMPHTECVAGEEQKNFSVRDISELVRQGQDLMVQVVKDPLGTKGARLTTDITLPSRYLVFMPGASHVGVSQRIESEAERDRLKAVVSSYCDELGGYIIRTAAEGVGEDELASDAAFLKRLWTKVIERKKRNQTRCRLYGEVALSQRVLRDFAGAALDRVRIDSRLTFEHLVEFTSEYIPEMTDKLELYTGKQPIFDLFDVENEIQRSLDRKVELKSGGYLIIDQTEAMTTVDINTGAFVGHRNLDETIFNTNIEATQAIARQLRLRNLGGIIIIDFIDMNNEEHRRRVLHSLETALSKDRVKTGINGFSQLGLVEMTRKRTRESIEHVLCRDCPVCKGRGTLKTVETVCYEIMREIVRVHHAYDSDRFLVYVSPAVGEALKSEESHALAEVEIFVGKQVKVQVEPLYTQEQFDVVMM, encoded by the coding sequence ATGACGGCTGAATTGCTGGTTAACGTTACGCCATCGGAAACGCGGGTTGCGTACATCGATGGTGGAATTCTGCAAGAGATTCATATTGAGCGCGAAGCGCGTCGCGGCATTGTCGGAAATATTTATAAAGGTCGCGTCAGCCGGGTGTTACCGGGTATGCAGGCGGCTTTTGTCGATATTGGGCTGGATAAAGCCGCATTTTTGCACGCCTCTGACATCATGCCGCATACCGAATGCGTCGCCGGTGAAGAGCAGAAGAACTTCAGCGTGCGTGATATCTCTGAGCTGGTGCGTCAGGGACAGGATCTGATGGTGCAAGTCGTAAAAGATCCGCTCGGCACCAAAGGCGCACGCTTGACTACCGATATTACTCTGCCGTCGCGCTACCTGGTGTTTATGCCCGGCGCTTCACATGTTGGCGTCTCACAGCGTATCGAAAGTGAAGCCGAACGCGATCGCCTGAAAGCGGTGGTATCGAGCTATTGCGATGAGCTGGGTGGTTATATTATTCGCACCGCTGCTGAAGGCGTCGGTGAGGATGAGCTGGCATCCGACGCGGCCTTTCTGAAGCGCTTATGGACGAAAGTCATCGAGCGTAAGAAGCGTAATCAGACGCGTTGCCGTCTGTATGGCGAAGTGGCGCTATCGCAACGCGTGCTGCGCGACTTTGCCGGGGCGGCGCTCGATCGGGTGCGCATTGATTCACGTCTGACCTTCGAACACCTGGTGGAATTCACCAGTGAATATATTCCGGAGATGACCGATAAGCTTGAGCTGTATACCGGCAAGCAGCCGATCTTCGATCTGTTTGATGTTGAAAACGAAATTCAGCGCTCGCTGGATCGTAAGGTGGAACTGAAGTCTGGTGGCTACCTGATTATCGATCAAACCGAAGCGATGACTACCGTCGATATCAATACCGGCGCGTTTGTCGGCCATCGTAATCTCGATGAAACTATCTTTAATACCAATATCGAAGCGACGCAGGCGATTGCCCGCCAGCTGCGGTTACGTAACCTGGGCGGCATTATTATTATCGACTTTATCGATATGAATAATGAGGAGCATCGCCGTCGGGTGCTGCACTCGCTTGAAACCGCGTTAAGTAAGGATCGGGTGAAAACCGGGATTAACGGTTTCTCACAGCTTGGTCTGGTGGAAATGACGCGTAAGCGGACCCGAGAAAGCATTGAGCACGTGCTGTGTCGCGACTGCCCGGTATGTAAAGGGCGCGGCACGTTAAAAACCGTCGAAACCGTCTGCTACGAAATTATGCGCGAGATTGTCCGGGTGCATCATGCATACGATTCCGATCGCTTCCTGGTGTATGTCTCACCGGCAGTAGGGGAAGCGTTAAAGAGTGAAGAGTCTCACGCGCTGGCGGAAGTGGAAATTTTCGTTGGTAAACAGGTCAAAGTCCAGGTCGAACCGCTCTATACTCAGGAGCAGTTTGACGTGGTGATGATGTAA
- the tldD gene encoding metalloprotease TldD, with protein sequence MTLNLVSEQLLTANNINHQDLFTLLGQLSERRLDYADLYFQSSYHESWVLEDRIIKDGSYNIDQGVGVRAISGEKTGFAYADQITLNALTQSANAARSIVREQGDGRTKTLGAVAHRSLYPALDPLQSLSREDKIALLHRVDSAARAADKRVQEVTASLSGVYELILVAATDGTLATDIRPLVRLSVSVQVEDDGKRERGSAGGGGRSGYEFFLADENGEVRAEAWAREAVRMALVNLSAIAAPAGTIPVVLGAGWPGVLLHEAVGHGLEGDFNRRGTSVFSGQMGQLVASELCTVVDDGTIDGLRGSLAIDDEGVPGQYNVLIENGILKGYMQDKLNARLMGVQPTGNGRRESYAHLPMPRMTNTYMLAGQSTPQDIIESVEYGLYAPNFGGGQVDITSGKFVFSTSEAYLIEKGKVTKPVKGATLIGSGIEAMQQISMVGNDLALDKGVGVCGKEGQSLPVGVGQPTLKLDKLTVGGTA encoded by the coding sequence ATGACTCTGAATCTGGTAAGTGAGCAGTTACTAACTGCTAACAACATTAATCATCAGGATCTATTCACCCTTTTAGGGCAGCTTTCAGAACGTCGACTGGATTACGCCGATCTCTATTTCCAATCCAGCTACCATGAATCCTGGGTGCTGGAAGATCGCATTATTAAAGATGGCTCTTACAACATCGATCAGGGCGTCGGCGTCCGGGCGATTAGCGGTGAGAAAACCGGCTTTGCTTATGCTGACCAGATCACCCTGAATGCGCTGACGCAGAGCGCCAATGCCGCGCGCAGTATCGTGCGTGAACAGGGTGACGGCAGAACCAAAACGCTGGGTGCGGTAGCCCATCGTTCGCTTTATCCGGCACTGGATCCGCTACAGAGCCTGTCACGGGAAGATAAAATTGCCCTGCTGCATCGCGTCGACAGCGCGGCGCGTGCCGCTGATAAGCGCGTGCAGGAAGTTACCGCCAGCCTGAGCGGCGTGTACGAACTGATCCTGGTGGCGGCCACTGACGGCACGCTGGCCACTGATATTCGCCCACTGGTCCGACTGTCTGTCAGCGTGCAGGTTGAAGATGATGGCAAGCGCGAGCGTGGTTCCGCTGGCGGCGGTGGTCGTAGCGGCTATGAATTCTTCCTCGCCGATGAAAATGGTGAAGTGCGTGCTGAAGCCTGGGCGCGTGAAGCGGTGCGCATGGCATTAGTCAATCTGTCTGCCATTGCTGCTCCGGCCGGCACTATCCCGGTAGTGCTGGGGGCTGGCTGGCCGGGCGTTCTGCTGCATGAAGCGGTAGGTCACGGTCTGGAAGGTGACTTCAACCGTCGTGGCACCTCGGTGTTTAGCGGCCAGATGGGGCAACTGGTGGCATCTGAACTTTGTACCGTGGTCGACGATGGCACCATTGACGGACTGCGCGGCTCACTGGCAATCGATGATGAAGGCGTACCGGGTCAGTACAATGTGCTGATTGAAAACGGCATTCTTAAAGGTTATATGCAGGATAAGCTTAATGCGCGTCTGATGGGCGTGCAGCCGACCGGAAATGGTCGCCGCGAATCCTATGCGCACCTGCCGATGCCGCGTATGACTAACACCTATATGCTGGCGGGGCAGTCGACGCCGCAGGATATTATCGAAAGCGTTGAGTATGGCCTGTATGCCCCGAACTTTGGCGGCGGCCAGGTGGATATCACTTCCGGTAAGTTTGTCTTCTCAACTTCCGAAGCCTATCTGATTGAGAAAGGTAAAGTGACTAAGCCTGTGAAAGGCGCGACGCTGATCGGTTCCGGTATTGAAGCGATGCAGCAAATTTCGATGGTGGGGAATGACCTGGCGCTGGATAAAGGAGTCGGCGTTTGCGGTAAAGAAGGGCAAAGCCTGCCGGTAGGCGTTGGCCAGCCAACTCTGAAGCTGGACAAACTGACGGTCGGCGGTACTGCCTGA
- a CDS encoding Maf family protein — protein sequence MLSLYLASGSPRRRELLTQLGLRFERLATEVEEQRGDGEAAAHYVLRLARDKALAGVAVAALDLPVLGADTIVVLDGEVLEKPRDQQHAREMLAKLSGATHQVMTAVALADSQQVLDCLVTTDVTFRILSAEDIASYVASGEPMDKAGAYGIQGLGGNFVRKINGSYHAVVGLPLVETAELFSHFQSLRELRGQHDG from the coding sequence ATGCTATCTCTGTATCTTGCTTCCGGTTCACCGCGCCGACGTGAACTGTTGACGCAGCTTGGCTTGCGTTTTGAACGGCTGGCGACTGAAGTTGAAGAGCAGCGTGGTGACGGCGAAGCTGCCGCGCACTATGTGCTGCGCCTGGCGCGCGATAAAGCGCTGGCTGGTGTGGCGGTTGCTGCGCTGGATTTGCCGGTGCTCGGAGCAGATACTATCGTAGTGCTCGACGGTGAAGTGCTGGAAAAACCCCGGGATCAACAGCATGCCCGCGAAATGCTGGCGAAACTTTCCGGTGCCACCCATCAGGTGATGACCGCCGTGGCGCTGGCCGACTCGCAGCAGGTGCTTGATTGTCTGGTGACCACTGACGTCACTTTCCGCATCTTATCAGCGGAGGATATTGCCAGCTATGTCGCCAGCGGCGAGCCGATGGATAAAGCCGGAGCCTATGGTATTCAGGGGCTTGGCGGTAACTTTGTCAGAAAAATTAATGGCAGTTATCACGCAGTTGTCGGACTCCCTCTGGTTGAGACAGCAGAGCTGTTCAGCCACTTCCAGTCTCTGCGTGAACTGAGAGGACAACATGACGGCTGA
- the yhdP gene encoding AsmA2 domain-containing protein YhdP, with product MRQWPRILLLTGATVIVIVALLISGLRLVMPHMDSYRASILNTLSSASGLPIDASALHGSWQTFGPTLEVRDVSIGLKDGGKLTVERLTLALDVWQSLLHARWQFRDLTFWQLHFTTNSPLMSSDSNSGSFKSDKISDLFLRQFDHFDLRDSSVSFLTPSGQRAELAIPRLTWLNEPARHRAEGEVSLSSLNGQHGVVQIRLDLNDNNGLLNNGRVWMKADDVDVKPWLGQWMRDNTSLDSARFSLAAWLSLKQGEVYDGDIWLKQGGASWQGDQREHRLDVDNVTAHVTRANGGWAIQLPETNLQTDGEAWPKGQISLFWQPESGLLPGSDRGEELRVRATHLDIKYLDPLIPLFARLSPQLLDNWRAIHPRGQIEALAVDVPLQQPEQARFQAHWKNLSWQHWRLLPGMEHFNGSLYGSVAHGRIQLDIADATLPYGDMFRAPLEIQQATGAIDWHYSDSGLSLSGKDLDVKARSLWAKGDFNYSQPKEQPPRLDILAGINVTEASDAWRYFPEPLMGKSLTDYLSGAIKGGQVQNASLIFAGNPAKFPFKHNDGMFEVWVPLRNGHYEFEPGWPALNNLAIDLDFVNDGLWMNAPEAMLGNVHGKNITAVIPDYLKEKLIIDGDISGSGPDVRNYFNQSPLKPSLGAALDELQIGGDVSGRLHLDIPLDGEEVRASGEVALNNNTLLIKPLESTLSQLTGRFSYDNGNLQSDEMSASWFGQPIGVNFNTVEGEKDYRIGVNLKGDWQPAKIDLLPKQLAGRLKGSAAWNGKVAITLPHSGDAKYDITLDGDLKNVSSHLPSPLDKPAGSALPLKVTAKGNLNSFELSGALGESHRFNSRWLLGKQLRIDRGIWVNDSKTKPALPATSGMVLNLPPLDGEAWLGLMAGGGQGQAGSGYLPGNIIVRTPALTLAGQQWRDLDASINQTVSGDTQVKATGREIRGSLDIARNAPWRVHLNYLYYNPEFASSHDGNSSPLPADSSAIDFSRWPALAAMCDECWIRGQKFGRMQATLTPKNTTLTLTNGLIDSGTARLTVNGEWVNRPGEQRTSLKGRLNGQNISEAANWFGVSTPLRDSPFNIEYDLHWRSAPWQPSEQSLSGVLKTHLGKGQIADVSTGRAGQLLRLVSFDALLRKMRLDFSDTFGQGFWYDSINGTAWIENGVMRTDNLLVDGLEADIAMQGKVDLVNREIDMQAVVAPEISATVGVATAFVINPVVGAAVFAASKALAPLWNKISVLRYHISGPIDKPVINEVLRKPRENSAK from the coding sequence GTGAGGCAGTGGCCGAGGATCCTGTTATTAACAGGCGCAACAGTGATCGTCATCGTTGCGCTGCTGATCAGTGGCTTGCGATTAGTGATGCCGCATATGGACAGCTATCGTGCCTCGATCCTTAACACCCTCTCATCTGCCAGCGGTTTGCCGATTGACGCCAGCGCCTTGCACGGTAGCTGGCAAACCTTCGGCCCGACTCTTGAGGTCAGGGACGTCAGTATTGGCCTGAAAGATGGCGGAAAGCTGACTGTCGAGCGGCTCACCTTAGCGCTGGATGTCTGGCAATCGCTGCTGCATGCCCGCTGGCAGTTTCGCGATCTGACTTTCTGGCAGTTGCACTTCACCACCAACTCACCGCTGATGAGTAGCGACAGTAACAGCGGCAGTTTTAAAAGCGATAAAATCAGCGATCTGTTTTTGCGCCAGTTCGACCACTTTGATCTGCGCGACAGCAGCGTCAGTTTTCTGACGCCTTCCGGCCAGCGTGCGGAGCTGGCGATTCCACGGCTTACCTGGCTTAACGAACCCGCACGCCATCGTGCCGAGGGCGAAGTCAGCCTCTCCAGCCTGAATGGCCAGCATGGTGTGGTGCAGATACGGCTCGATCTCAACGATAATAATGGTTTACTCAATAACGGTCGCGTCTGGATGAAGGCCGATGATGTTGATGTTAAACCGTGGCTCGGTCAGTGGATGCGCGATAATACCAGTCTGGACAGCGCCCGCTTTAGCCTCGCGGCGTGGCTTAGCCTGAAACAGGGCGAAGTGTATGACGGTGATATCTGGCTGAAGCAGGGCGGCGCCAGCTGGCAGGGCGATCAACGCGAGCATCGTTTAGATGTCGATAATGTCACTGCGCATGTCACACGGGCTAACGGCGGCTGGGCGATTCAGCTGCCGGAAACCAACCTGCAAACTGACGGCGAAGCCTGGCCGAAAGGACAAATCTCGCTGTTCTGGCAGCCGGAAAGCGGTCTGCTGCCGGGGTCGGATCGCGGTGAAGAGCTGCGCGTGCGGGCAACCCATTTGGATATCAAATATCTCGACCCGCTGATCCCACTGTTTGCCCGATTATCTCCTCAGCTGCTGGATAACTGGCGCGCTATCCACCCGCGTGGGCAGATTGAGGCGCTGGCGGTGGATGTGCCGCTGCAACAGCCGGAACAGGCGCGTTTTCAGGCGCACTGGAAAAACCTGAGCTGGCAGCATTGGCGGCTATTGCCGGGAATGGAACATTTTAACGGTTCACTCTACGGAAGTGTGGCACATGGCAGGATACAACTGGATATCGCCGATGCCACGTTACCCTATGGGGATATGTTCCGCGCGCCACTGGAGATTCAGCAGGCTACCGGTGCTATTGACTGGCACTACAGCGACAGTGGCCTGAGCTTAAGCGGCAAAGATCTTGATGTAAAAGCGCGTTCACTGTGGGCGAAGGGCGATTTTAACTACAGTCAGCCGAAAGAACAGCCACCGCGTCTGGATATCCTCGCTGGCATTAATGTCACCGAAGCCAGCGATGCCTGGCGTTATTTCCCGGAACCCTTGATGGGCAAGTCGCTGACCGACTATCTGAGCGGGGCGATCAAAGGCGGTCAGGTGCAGAATGCGTCGCTGATTTTTGCCGGTAATCCTGCGAAGTTTCCGTTTAAGCATAATGACGGCATGTTTGAAGTCTGGGTGCCGCTGCGCAACGGTCACTACGAGTTTGAACCGGGCTGGCCGGCGCTGAATAATCTGGCTATCGACCTCGATTTCGTCAATGACGGGCTGTGGATGAATGCACCCGAGGCGATGTTGGGTAATGTGCACGGCAAAAATATTACTGCGGTGATCCCTGACTATCTGAAAGAGAAGCTGATCATTGATGGTGATATCAGCGGTTCCGGGCCGGATGTCCGTAACTATTTTAATCAGTCACCGCTGAAGCCATCGCTGGGTGCGGCGCTGGATGAACTGCAGATTGGCGGGGATGTAAGTGGTCGCTTACATCTCGATATCCCGCTTGATGGCGAAGAGGTGCGTGCCAGCGGTGAAGTGGCGCTGAATAACAATACGTTACTGATTAAGCCGCTGGAAAGTACTCTCAGTCAGCTGACCGGCCGCTTCAGCTATGACAACGGTAATCTGCAAAGTGATGAAATGAGCGCCAGCTGGTTTGGACAACCAATTGGTGTCAATTTTAATACCGTTGAAGGTGAGAAAGACTACCGGATTGGTGTCAATCTGAAAGGCGACTGGCAGCCGGCAAAAATCGATTTATTGCCAAAGCAGCTGGCGGGGCGACTGAAGGGCAGCGCAGCGTGGAACGGCAAAGTGGCAATTACCCTGCCGCACAGCGGTGATGCCAAATACGATATTACTCTCGACGGCGACCTGAAAAATGTAAGTAGTCACTTACCTTCTCCGCTGGATAAACCCGCCGGCAGCGCGTTACCACTTAAAGTAACAGCTAAAGGTAATCTGAACAGTTTCGAGCTGAGCGGTGCCTTGGGTGAAAGCCACAGGTTTAACAGCCGCTGGTTACTGGGCAAGCAATTACGCATTGATCGGGGTATCTGGGTCAACGACAGTAAAACCAAGCCAGCCTTACCGGCAACGTCTGGCATGGTTTTAAATCTGCCGCCGCTGGATGGTGAAGCCTGGCTCGGGTTGATGGCGGGCGGCGGCCAGGGGCAGGCGGGCAGTGGCTATCTGCCGGGAAATATTATTGTGCGCACGCCAGCACTGACGTTGGCGGGTCAGCAGTGGCGCGATCTGGATGCCAGCATCAACCAGACGGTTTCCGGTGACACGCAGGTCAAGGCAACCGGGCGCGAAATTCGCGGTTCACTGGACATCGCGCGTAACGCGCCGTGGCGCGTTCACCTCAACTATCTCTATTACAATCCAGAATTTGCCAGCAGCCACGATGGTAACTCTTCACCGCTGCCAGCCGACAGCAGCGCGATCGATTTCAGTCGCTGGCCCGCGCTGGCCGCGATGTGCGACGAGTGCTGGATCAGAGGACAGAAATTCGGTCGTATGCAGGCCACGCTGACGCCGAAAAATACCACTCTGACGCTGACTAACGGCTTGATTGACAGCGGCACTGCGCGGCTGACGGTCAATGGCGAATGGGTTAATCGCCCGGGCGAGCAGCGCACGTCATTAAAGGGCCGACTTAACGGACAAAATATTAGCGAAGCGGCCAACTGGTTTGGCGTAAGCACGCCGCTGCGCGACTCGCCGTTTAATATCGAATATGACCTGCACTGGCGTTCTGCGCCATGGCAGCCATCGGAACAGAGCCTGAGCGGCGTACTGAAGACACATTTAGGTAAGGGGCAAATTGCCGATGTGAGCACCGGCCGCGCCGGACAGCTGCTACGACTGGTCAGTTTCGATGCTCTGCTGCGCAAGATGCGCCTCGATTTTAGCGATACCTTCGGTCAGGGCTTCTGGTATGACTCGATTAACGGCACCGCGTGGATTGAAAATGGCGTGATGCGTACCGATAACCTGCTGGTGGATGGCCTTGAAGCGGACATTGCCATGCAGGGCAAGGTGGATTTAGTGAATCGCGAGATTGATATGCAAGCGGTGGTGGCTCCGGAAATTTCTGCCACTGTCGGTGTTGCTACCGCCTTTGTGATTAACCCAGTGGTGGGTGCGGCGGTATTTGCCGCCAGCAAGGCGCTCGCACCACTATGGAATAAGATTTCTGTCCTGCGTTATCACATCAGCGGGCCTATTGATAAGCCCGTCATCAACGAAGTGTTACGCAAGCCGCGTGAAAACAGCGCAAAGTGA
- the aaeX gene encoding p-hydroxybenzoic acid efflux pump operon protein AaeX: protein MSVLPVIVVFGLSFPPIFFEIIVALMLFWLVRRVLMPTGIYDLVWHPALFNTALFCCLFYLVSRLFV from the coding sequence ATGAGTGTGCTTCCGGTTATTGTCGTATTCGGGCTTTCGTTTCCGCCCATATTCTTTGAGATTATAGTGGCGCTGATGCTGTTCTGGCTGGTGCGTCGCGTGCTGATGCCCACTGGAATCTATGATTTAGTCTGGCATCCGGCACTGTTTAATACAGCGCTGTTTTGCTGCCTGTTTTATCTGGTATCCCGTTTGTTCGTCTGA
- the aaeA gene encoding p-hydroxybenzoic acid efflux pump subunit AaeA encodes MKALIRKIARYAITILLVIIAVLVIFRAWVFYTESPWTRDAKFTADVVAIAPDVTGLITDVRVYDNQLVKQGDVLFTIDMPRFQKALDESEADVAYYQALVNEKRREAGRRNKLGVSAMSREAIEQSNNDLQTSEHQLAKAQATRDLARLDLDRTVIRAPADGWVTNLNVYRGEFITRGSTAVALVKQNSFYILAYMEETKLEGVRPGYRVEITPLGSSKVLRGTVDSVAAGVTNSSSTVDSKGMATIDSNLEWVRLAQRVPVKIRLDNQPGNLYPSGTTATVVVTGATDRKNEQLPPLARFLQRLREFG; translated from the coding sequence GTGAAAGCTCTAATAAGAAAAATCGCCCGTTATGCGATCACCATTTTGCTGGTTATCATCGCTGTCCTGGTCATCTTCCGCGCCTGGGTGTTTTACACCGAATCGCCATGGACGCGAGACGCTAAATTTACCGCTGATGTGGTGGCCATTGCGCCTGACGTCACCGGTCTGATTACCGATGTGCGCGTGTATGACAACCAGTTGGTTAAGCAAGGTGATGTGCTGTTCACCATTGATATGCCACGTTTTCAGAAAGCACTGGATGAGTCCGAAGCGGATGTCGCCTACTATCAGGCGCTGGTCAATGAGAAACGCCGTGAAGCCGGACGCCGCAACAAGCTGGGCGTATCGGCGATGTCACGCGAAGCGATTGAGCAATCCAACAACGATCTGCAGACCAGCGAGCATCAGCTGGCTAAGGCACAGGCCACGCGCGATCTGGCGCGGCTGGATCTGGATCGTACCGTAATCCGTGCGCCAGCCGATGGCTGGGTCACCAACCTTAATGTGTACCGCGGTGAATTTATTACCCGTGGGTCAACGGCGGTCGCGCTGGTTAAGCAGAACAGTTTCTACATTCTGGCTTATATGGAAGAGACCAAGCTGGAAGGCGTGCGTCCGGGCTATCGCGTTGAAATTACGCCGCTGGGCAGCAGTAAAGTATTGCGTGGCACCGTCGACAGCGTTGCTGCAGGTGTGACCAACAGCAGCAGTACCGTTGACAGTAAAGGGATGGCGACCATCGACTCCAACCTGGAGTGGGTGCGACTGGCACAGCGTGTTCCGGTTAAAATCCGTCTCGATAACCAGCCTGGTAACCTTTACCCATCAGGCACCACTGCCACTGTGGTGGTAACCGGCGCAACAGATCGGAAAAACGAGCAACTACCGCCGCTGGCCAGGTTTTTGCAACGCTTGCGTGAGTTCGGCTAA
- the aaeR gene encoding HTH-type transcriptional activator AaeR has product MERLKGMSVFAKVVELGSFTAAARQLQMSVSSVSQIVAKLEDVLQVKLLNRSTRSIGLTEAGKIYFQGCRRMLSEAQEVHEQLYAFNNTPTGTLRIGSSSTMAQNVLATMTAEMLREYPGLTVNLVTGIPAPDLIADGLDLVIRVGALQDSSLFSKRLGSMPMVVCAAKSFLAQHGAPEKPGDIGHFSWLEYSVRPDNDFELIAPEGTAIRLSPQGRFVTNDSQTLTRWLKSGAGIAYVPLMWVIDEINAGEVEILFSQYQSDPRPVYAVYTQKDKLPLKVQVCINYLTEYFEQVGTLYQEHRKQ; this is encoded by the coding sequence ATGGAAAGACTAAAAGGCATGTCGGTTTTTGCCAAAGTGGTTGAATTGGGTTCGTTTACCGCTGCGGCGCGTCAGTTGCAGATGAGCGTCTCTTCCGTCAGCCAGATCGTGGCAAAACTGGAAGATGTACTGCAGGTTAAACTACTGAACCGCAGTACCCGCAGCATCGGCCTGACTGAAGCCGGAAAAATTTATTTTCAGGGCTGCCGCCGCATGTTGTCTGAGGCACAGGAAGTGCATGAACAACTGTATGCCTTTAACAACACCCCGACTGGCACCCTGAGAATTGGCAGTTCATCGACCATGGCGCAGAATGTCCTCGCCACCATGACCGCAGAAATGCTGCGTGAATATCCCGGCCTGACGGTCAATCTGGTCACCGGCATTCCGGCTCCGGATCTGATTGCCGACGGCCTCGACCTGGTGATCCGCGTGGGTGCGCTGCAGGACTCCAGCCTGTTCTCAAAACGCCTGGGTTCGATGCCGATGGTGGTGTGCGCAGCAAAGAGCTTTCTTGCTCAGCATGGCGCGCCGGAAAAGCCCGGCGATATCGGCCATTTTTCCTGGCTGGAGTACAGCGTACGTCCGGATAATGATTTTGAGCTGATCGCGCCGGAAGGCACCGCTATTCGTTTGTCGCCACAGGGACGCTTTGTCACCAATGATTCGCAAACACTGACGCGCTGGCTGAAATCCGGCGCTGGTATCGCCTATGTACCATTAATGTGGGTGATTGATGAGATTAATGCCGGAGAAGTGGAAATTCTGTTTAGCCAGTATCAGTCTGACCCACGGCCAGTGTATGCGGTGTATACCCAGAAAGATAAGTTACCGCTGAAAGTACAGGTGTGTATTAATTATCTGACGGAATATTTTGAGCAGGTGGGCACGCTTTATCAGGAACACCGCAAGCAGTAA